The Brassica oleracea var. oleracea cultivar TO1000 chromosome C7, BOL, whole genome shotgun sequence sequence CTGCGTCCGCAGCTTCCCCCTGGTTACTTTGGCAACGTCATATTCACTGCCACACCACTAGCCGTTGCCGGGGATCTGCTCTCAAAGCCAACGTGGTATGCTGCTGGACTGATTCATGATGTTTTGGCTCGCATGGACGATAACTATCTCAGGTCCGCTCTCGACTACCTGGAGATGCAGCCTGATCTCTCAGCCCTGGTCCGCGGTGCGCATACCTACAAGTGTCCAAACTTGGGAATCACGAGCTGGGTCAGATTACCAATTTACGATGCAGACTTTGGTTGGGGGCGTCCTATATTTATGGGACCTGGTGGAATTCCATACGAGGGTTTGTCGTTTGTCCTGCCAAGTCCTACAAATGATGGCAGCTTATCCGTGGCCATTGCTCTCCAAACTGAACACATGAAACTGTTTGACAAGTATTTGTACGAGATATGACAGAGACAAGCCAGCAGAAGATGATGATGATGATTCCTCCTTCCCCCCCCCCCACTTAAAGTGGGGCTTTTTTTTGTTTGCTTAATGTCGCAGATGATTCGTTATCCTGTATTTTAGAGGGTACAATAAAAGTTATGTCACACATAAGTTGGTACTTGTGGTGGTTCTGTAACATTTGGATCGGTCATGTAGGAACTTTTTCTTTTATGTTTATACTGATGATGATAAGTGTTGTCCTATCAGACATGCCTTAACAGTTTGGTTATGTCAATGCTTCATCCCCTCTCTTGTTACTTTCTGTATTAGGTTTCTTATACTCTATGTTATATAGTACCCCGTCACAGTTGACCTGGTTCTTGTAAACATTTCGGAGAAGGTAAAGTGGTTCCATGTAGCCATAACGTAATGCACGTTCATACATATGACAACAGTGAATATTTTTTTATTTGTGTGAGTGGCATGGAGTTTGTTTAATTGACAGGCCACAAAAACAGAGTGCTATCAACTTTTGGATATGAAGATTTGATTAACATAAATTGTCATTATTCATTAAATTGTGGAAATGGATGATTGATTACATTTAGGCCTGATGATATATATCTTTCTTTGTTTCGGGTCGCCTGAGTTAGGACTTGTGCTCAGTAAGGTGATGATTTGGCTCTGATATATCAATTGCATGTCCTCCGGTTGAATGAAGGTGAGGAGCTCTGCTGAACTTTTCAGTCTTGTGAATATCCTCTTCCAAATGAATGTCTTCCTCAATCATGACCACTCTGGTTGGTTCGCCATGGGGTCCTGGCACTATGACTTCTTCCACTTTGAGGTGTTCATCAAACTTGGTGATTTCAGTCTTCTGAGAAGTCCTTCTTCTTTTCTTGACACAGCAGAACAGAGCAGCAGCGAGGAACGCAAGAAAAAACAAACCGCCAAGAGAGACAACAACCACGACTATAACAGTTGAATGGTGCCCCGGTGGTGGTGGAAGAACGTGAGGTGGAGGGGGTGGATGATGGGGACGAGGATAAGGTGGCGGTGGGAAATGAGGAGTAGGTGGTGGTGGAGGAACAAAGTGGGAAGGAGGCGGGGGTTGAAGTGGGTGATGGGGAGGAGGTGGCGAAATGTAGGAAGAAGGAGGCGGTGGTTGAAACGGCTGATGCGGTGGAGCCGGGAAGGGAGAAGGGTGGGGATGTTGATCGGAGGGTGGTGGGTACAAGGGGAAATATAGAACAGAGGCAGCCATTTGGTAATGTATATATGTATATTATGATGTTGTTGTTGCAAAGGTGAAGTGAGTTATTTCATATGAGTTTGAAGCCTATTTGTAGTTGTGTAAAAGCATGATTGGTGGTGGCGTGTGCGCTTGTACTTGCTTGACTCTCATGCTAAGCCTTTTTTTTTCATTCTATTAGACTTTGTTGATTGTTTATACTCCACTCCTGTGATATTAAATTCACAAA is a genomic window containing:
- the LOC106306291 gene encoding proline-rich receptor-like protein kinase PERK1, whose product is MAASVLYFPLYPPPSDQHPHPSPFPAPPHQPFQPPPPSSYISPPPPHHPLQPPPPSHFVPPPPPTPHFPPPPYPRPHHPPPPPHVLPPPPGHHSTVIVVVVVSLGGLFFLAFLAAALFCCVKKRRRTSQKTEITKFDEHLKVEEVIVPGPHGEPTRVVMIEEDIHLEEDIHKTEKFSRAPHLHSTGGHAIDISEPNHHLTEHKS